In the genome of Streptomyces sp. SLBN-118, the window CGCCCGAACGTACGGATACGAGAAGGGGGTTGTCCGCCTGGCCGAGCTTCTTGCCCATCGACTGCTCGAGGGCGTCGAGATGGGCGCTCACCTCGTCGCGCAGCGCCGAGGGCTCCTGGCCGCTCTCGAGGTAGACCTTGCACGCCTCGGTGGTGATCGTGAAGCCCGGAGGGACGGGCAACCCGAGGTTGGTCATCTCTGCGAGGTTCGCGCCCTTGCCGCCGAGCAGGTCCTTGAGGTCCCTGTTCCCCTCGGTGAAGTCGTAGACGAACTTCTGATCTTTGTTTTCCGACACGGGTCTCGACTCCTCGAGGACTCGGTGGCTGCCCTGACGGCGAGGAACATACCCAGATCGAAGGCTTCTGGGTATGTCCACTTGTCCGTCATACGGCTGTAACCACTCGTCCGCCACCAGATCGAAAGTAACTGTCGGGTAGGAAATCTTTCACCCTCCGAAGAGGACTTGACTCAAACCAGACCCTCACCGCTCAAATGAGCACCCAACGCCGCCTTTGGGTTCAAGACTTGAACCCCCGAGGAATGGCACCCAGTGCCACCCTTCGGGAGGTGGATCCACTCAAAATCGCTCATCTGAGCGCCACCCTTATCAGGGGTGGCGAGAATCACGCGGCCGAAGAGGCTTCCGTCCCATCATCCGGACCCGTGTCGCGGGCCGCAACACACGGGCCCTCAGGACGAAACACGCCTGCTGAGCATCGCGAGATCCACAACCTCCAGGCTCTCGCGAAGACGCGTCCCAGGATGCGGGTACCGGCAGCAACGACGGCACCACCAGCACCGGGCATCCCGCGGCCTGCGCGGACGCACCTCCGTCCGCAGAGTCCCCACCGCCACACAGACCCCGGGAGCAGTACGCCGGGGCGCAACGGGCCCGGGCCTCCACCCGCTCGTGGAAACCGCCGGTCAGCGCAGCGGCCACCGACGTGGCACTCAGGGCCACCCGGTCCGGGGCGTCCCCTCCTGCAACCCGTATCAGATGAGCGGCCGTGTCCTCCACGGCCCGACCGACGACCTCCGGAGCATCCGCGTCCGTCAGCCGGCTCTACCAGTCCGGCAGGGCCGGGCAATTCAAGCCCGTCCGGCGGTGAGGCCGCGGGCGTCGCCCCTCAGCCGCCCGACGTGTCCAGTTCGGCTTCCGCGCTGATCCCGGCGCAGTCGTACGGGTCCTTCAGCCACCCGTCCGGCAGGACGACCCGGTTGTTCCCGGACGTACGACCGCGAGGCCCGTCCGCCCCCACCGGCCACGCCTGGTCCAGGTCCAGCTCACCCAGCAGCTCGTCCAGCTCCCCCAGCGAGGACGTGATCGCCAGCTTCTTGCGCATCTCGGAGCCCACCGCGAAGCCCTTCAGATACCAGGCCACGTGCTTGCGGAAGTCGATCACCCCGCGCGCCTCGTCGCCGATCCACTCCCCCAGCAGCTCCGCATGCCTCCGCATGACGACGGCGACCTCCTTGAGCGTCGGCGTCGCGTATGTGCCCGTACCCTCGAACGCCGCCACCAGGTCCCCGAACAGCCACGGCCGCCCCAGGCACCCGCGTCCCACGACCACCCCGTCGCAGCCGGTCTCGCGCACCATCCGCAGCGCGTCGTCCGCCGACCAGATGTCGCCGTTGCCCAGGACGGGGATCTCCGGGACGTGCTCCTTCAGCCGGGCGATCGCGTCCCAGTCCGCCGTGCCGCCGTAGTGCTGCGCCGCGGTGCGCCCGTGCAGTGCGATCGCCGTCACGCCCTCGTCGACCGCGATTCTGCCCGCGTCGAGGTAGGTGATGTGGTCGTCGTCGATGCCCTTGCGCATCTTCATGGTCACGGGCAGGCCGCCCGCGCCTGACACCGCCTCGTTCAGGATCGCCCGCAGCAGCGGCCGCTTGTACGGAAGCGCCGAGCCTCCGCCCTTGCGGGTCACCTTCGGGACCGGGCAGCCGAAGTTCAGGTCGATGTGGTCGGCCAGATCCTCGTCCACGATCATGCGGACCGCCTTGCCGACGGTCACGGGATCCACCCCGTACAGCTGGATCGACCGCGGCGTCTCGGTCTCGTCGAAGTGGATGAGCTGCATCGTCTTGTCATTGCGCTCGACCAGTGCCCGCGTCGTGATCATCTCGCTGACGAACAGTCCCTTGCCGCCGCTGAACTCGCGGCACAGCGTGCGGAAGGGCGCGTTGGTGATGCCCGCCATGGGCGCAAGCACCACCGGCGGCTGTACGGCGTGCGGGCCGATCGCGAGCGTCGAGGGGGACGGGGCAAGCGTGGTCATCCGTCCATTGTCACCTACGACCGGACTCGTTAGTTAGGCGTACTATCCAGGCATGGCCGAGCTCACACACCGACGGCGCCTGCTTGTGCTGGCGATCTGCTGTATGAGCCTGCTGATCGTCAGCCTGGACAACACCATCCTCAATGTCGCGCTGCCCTCCATCCGCCAGGAGCTGCACGCCTCCGTCGCCGGAATGCAGTGGACCATCGACGCCTACACCCTGGTCCTCGCCTCGCTGCTGATGCTCTCCGGATCGACAGCCGACCGCATCGGCCGCCGGCGGGTCTTCCAGGCCGGGCTGGTCGTGTTCTCGCTCGGCTCGTTGCTCTGTTCCCTCGCCCCGAACCTTCCCTCGCTGGTCGCCTTCCGTATGGTCCAGGCCGTCGGCGGCTCCATGCTCAATCCGGTCGCGATGTCGATCATCACCAACACCTTCACCGACCCGCGTCAGCGCGCCCGCGCGATCGGGGTGTGGGGCGGCGTCGTCGGCATCTCGATGGCCGCGGGGCCGCTGGTCGGCGGGGTGCTCGTGGACGGCGTCGGCTGGCGCTCGGTCTTCTGGGTCAATCTCCCCGTCGGTCTCGCCGCGCTGCTGCTGACCTGGCGCTACCTTCCGGAGTCCCGCGCCCCGAAACCGCGCCGCGCCGACCCCGTGGGCCAGCTCCTGGTGATCGCACTGCTCGGCTCCCTCACATACGCGATCATCGAGCGGGACCCCTCCTTCGCCGCGGTCGCCGTCGTCGCCCTCGCAGGACTGCTGCTGTACGAGCCAAGACGGCGCGAGCCGCTGATCGATCTGCGCTTCTTCCGCAGCGCGCCGTTCAGCGGGGCCACCGTCATAGCGGTGTGCGCCTTCGCCGCGCTCGGCGGCTTCCTCTTCGTCAACACGCTCTATCTGCAGGACATCCGCGGGCTGTCCGCCCTGCACGCCGGTCTGTACATGCTGCCGATGGCGGCCCTGACCTTCGTGTGCGCGCCCCTGTCGGGACGGCTGGTCGGCAGCCGGGGGCCGCGCCTCTCGCTGCTGATCGCGGGCGCGACGATGGCGGCGAGCGGGGTACTCTTCGCCGCCTTCGGGGCGGAGACGTCGGATCCCCTGCTGTTCACCGGATACGTCCTGTTCGGCCTCGGCTTCGGCATGGTGAACGCACCGATCACCAACACCGCCGTCTCCGGCATGCCCCGCGCCCAGGCCGGCGTCGCCGCCGCCGTGGCCTCCACGAGCCGCCAGATCGGCCAGACCCTCGGCGTAGCGGTCATCGGGGCGGTCCTCGCGGCGGGGGTCTCCTCCACGTCGTACGCGCAGGGCTTCGTCGCGGCGAGCCGCCCCGCCTGGTGGGTCATCACCGGGTGCGGGCTGGGCGTCCTCGGTGTCGGCGCGCTGACGAGCGGCGCCTGGGCCCAGGGGACCGCGCGGCGCGCGGCCGAGCGGCTGCAGACCCCGGACCGTGAGCAGTCGCCGTCCACAGCCGGCGCATAGGGACCGTGGGGCGTGGCTCACCTTCGCCCGAGACGGTGGTGCCGAGCAAGGCCGGTGGGCCAGGATTCGACGGCACCGCAGGCATCGCCAAACAGGGCGACCTCGTCCCGGCGGTGACCCGCTTCGCGGGCTGACCGGCACGCCGAACCCGGGCCCGGACCGCACGCCACGGTCCGGGCCCGGACCCGTGTGGAAATGCGCGCTCAGACCGCGGCGAGCGCCAGCGCATGGAGTTTCTCGAGCCGTTCGCGGCTTTCCGCGTCGAGAGGTACGTAACTGATCAGGCGCGGGCCCGCGTTCGGCCCCAGCCACAGGTTGTTGTGCTCCAGGTGCAGCAGCCCGACATGGGCGTTGCGGATGAGCTTGTTCCTGCCGCCGACGCCGACCACCTCGTGCCGCGCCCACACCTCGCGGAACTCAGGGGACTTCTCCAGCCGCGCCAGAAGCGACTTCCACGCGGGCTCGGCAAGGTGCTCGGCCATCGAGGCACGGAATTTGGCCGCCATCATCCGGTTGGCATCGCCGAGTTCGGCGACCGAGGCCCGCCAGTCGTCGTTGGTGAAGGCCAGGATCATGCAGTTGCGGTCCTCGGGCGGCAGTGAGTCGAGATCGCACAGCAGCCGTCCGTACGTGCGGTTGTAGGCGAGGATGTCGTACCGGCTGTTCTGGATGCAGGCGGGGATCGGCTCCAGCTGTTCGAGCATCGTCCGCAAGGACGGAGTCACCGTCGGGCACGACGCGCCGGGCGCCGGATCGGTCGCCCCCGCCAGGGCGAAGAGGTGGGTGCGTTCGCTCGTGTCGAGCATCAGGGCGCGGGCGATGGCGTCGAGGACCTGCGGGGAGACCTGGATGTCCCTGGCCTGCTCCAGCCAGGTGTACCAGGTGACGCCGACCGCGGAGAGCTGGGCGACCTCCTCCCGGCGCAGACCGGGAGTGCGCCGGCGGCGGCCGGGCGGCAGACCGACCTGCTCGGGGGTGATGCGCTCGCGACGGCTGCGAAGAAAGCCCGCGAGTTCATGCCGTCGTACGTCGGACTCCTGCGCCATCGTGGTCATACCTCCAGGGTGCCCAATGGCTCAGGCCATTGCCAGGTACTGCTTGTACCAGGATAAAGACACTCTGGTACCAGGCTCTGCAGGCGAGGATCGTCGAGGCCGTGAGTGAGACCCGTGTCCTTCCCCCAGCCCCCGTCCGCACCGCAGGCACCTCGAACGGACCTGCCCTCGGCCCGCTCGGCCTGTTCACCCTGCTGCTCGGTGCGGCACTTCCGCTGATCGACTTCTTCATCGTCAATGTAGCCCTGCCCACCATCGATCACGATCTCGCCGCAGGCCCCGCGCTGCTGGAGCTGGTGATCGCCGGCTACGGACTCTCGTACGCCGTGCTGCTCGTCCTCGGCGGACGCCTCGGTGACATGTTCGGCCGCCGCCGGCTCTTCCTGGTGGGCATGGCAGCCTTCGGACTGACCTCGCTGGCCTGCGGACTCGCACCGGACGCCTGGACGCTGGTGGGTGCGAGGGTGGCCCAGGGCGCCGCGGCCGCGCTGATGTTGCCGCAGGTGCTCGCCACCATCCAGGCGTCGACGGCCGGACCGCGCAGGGCCCGGGCGATGGGCCTGTACGGAGCGACCGCGGGCCTTTCGATGGTCGCCGGGCAGATCCTGGGCGGCGTACTCGTCGCGGCCGACATCGCGGGCAGCGGCTGGCGTGCGGTCTTTCTCGTCAACGTGCCGGTGGTGCTGATCGGCCTGGTCCTCGCGGCCCGCTCCGTGCCGAAGACACGCTCCGAGCACCCCACGCCCGTCGACGTGCCCGGCACGCTGCTGCTGGCCGTGGCCCTGCTGACGCTGCTGGCGCCGCTGACCGAGGGGCGTGCGGCGGGCTGGCCGCTGTGGACGTGGGTGGCGCTGGCGGTGTTCCCGCTCGCGGCGGTCGCCTTCTACCGGGTGGAGCGGCGCGCCGACCGGCAGGGGCGTACGCCCCTGGTGCCGCCGAGCCTTTTCGGCCTGCTCTCGCTGCGGCGCGGTCTCACACTCGTGCTGCCGTTCTCGATCGGCTTCGGCGGCTTCATGTTCGTGATCGCGGTGGCCCTGCAGCAGGGCCTCGGGATGGGGGCGGTCGCCTCCGGTCTGGCGCTGGTGCCGATGGCGGTGGCCTTCTTCGGGGCATCGCTGGCCGGTCCGCGCTTGGTCGTGCGGTACGGAACCCGGATCGTGACGGCGGGTTCGGTGCTCCAGGCCCTGGGCATCGCGCTCCTGGTCCTGGCCTTTCGCCGCGACTGGCCGGACCTGGGCTTCCTGGAGCTGATGCCGGGCGTCGCGCTGGCCGGGTTCGGCCAGGGGCTCCAACTGCCGGTCATCTTCAGGATCGTGCTCTCCGAAATACCGGCGGAGCGGGCCGGAGTGGGCAGCGGGGTGATGGTGACGACACAGCAGTCGGCACTGGCTCTGGGCGTGGCCACCCTGGGCTCCCTGTTCCTGTCGCTGGTCGGTTCGGGCGGGATGCGTCAGGCACTGACCGTCACGCTGCTGGTGCAGCTGGGGATGATCGCGCTGACGGCGCTGCTGAGCCTGCGGCTGCCGCGCACGGTGAGTTGAGGAAGGCCTGACACGCCCGTGGGCCCGGACCGCATCCGAGCGGTCCGGGCCCACGGCGATGATCAGGCCTGCTCGTCCTGCGGCGCCTCCGCGTCGCCGCTGCTGCCCTGGGCGCGCTCACGCATCTTGCGCACCAGCTCCTGTTTCTGGTCGGCGGACGCCTTGCGGTCGGCGTTGCGTGCCGGACCGTTGCCCTGCTGGTCGGCCCGAGACAGCTTCTTTCGCTGTCCGCCGACGCCGAGGAGGTTGTTACGGCTCTTGGCCATGGGGGTCTCCCATTGTGGTGAGAAGTGACTGGGGAATCGTCAGACGGGGGCGGGGGTGAACAGCCGCCCTCTCACTCGTAGATCGGGAGATGCGCATACATGCAGGCGACGGTACCGCGCCGGAGGCATCGGGCACACATTTTCCAGCGCGGTCGCTGCCGTGCACGCCGTCGCGGATCCGGTGCCACGGGCAGGACCGCCTGACCTGCTGGGGCCTTATGCGCTCGGGTCGACCGTCGCCTGGTGCGCCTCGGCGAGGTGTTCCTCGGCCTTGAGCCACGGCAGGAACTGCACCGCCTTGCGCCAGCCGCACGTGTCGCAGGTCAGTGTGCGCTGCATGCCCGATTTCGCTACGTGCACGACGTGTTCGCGGCCGTGCTGATCCCATCTGCTGACCTTGCTTGTGGTCATGGACGGCATCGGTCCTCCTGGTGACGATTGCGCCCAGTGTGCAGCACGAACAACATCAACAGCAGATTCTCGCTGCTCTGTTGCTCAGGCTTCACCGCCTGCTCGGGCGCCGCTCTGCAGAAAGCGGAGCACAGCCGGAGCCCCCGGCGGCCGTGACACCGGGGGCTCCTCGACGTACCGCGCAGTGTCTACTGCGTAGTTGGGGATCAGCAGCCGAGCAGACGGCTGCCCAGGTACTGCTGGATCTGGTCCAGGGAGACGCGCTCCTGCTGCATGGTGTCGCGCTCGCGCACGGTCACCGCGTTGTCGTCGAGGGTGTCGAAGTCGACGGTGACGCAGTACGGCGTGCCGATCTCGTCCTGGCGGCGGTAGCGACGGCCGATGGCGCCCGCGTCGTCGAACTCGATGTTCCAGTGCTTGCGGAGGTCGGCCGCGAGGCCCTTGGCCTTCGGGGACAGCTGCGGGTTGCGGGACAGCGGCAGCACGGCGACCTTGACGGGCGCGAGGCGCGGGTCGAGGCGCATCACGGCGCGCTTCTCCATGACGCCCTTGGCGTTCGGCGCCTCGTCCTCGCTGTACGCGTCGAGGAGGAAGGCGAGCATGGAGCGGCCGACACCGGCGGCGGGCTCGATGACGTACGGGGTGTAGCGCTCGCCGGCTTCCTGGTCGAAGTACGACAGGTCGTGGCCCGACGCCTTGGAGTGCGCGGACAGGTCGTAGTCGGTGCGGTTGGCGACGCCCTCGAGCTCGCCCCACTCGCTGCCGCCGAACTGGAAGCGGTACTCGATGTCGGCGGTGCGCTTGGAGTAGTGGGAGAGCTTCTCGGCCGGGTGCTCGTACCAGCGCATGTTCTCCTCACGGAGACCCAGGTCGCGGTACCAGTTCCAGCGCTGCTCCATCCAGTATTCCTGCCACTTCTCGTCCTCGCCCGGCTTGACGAAGAACTCCATCTCCATCTGCTCGAACTCGCGGGTGCGGAAGATGAAGTTGCCCGGAGTGATCTCGTTCCGGAAGGACTTGCCCATCTGGGCAATACCGAACGGCGGCTTCCTGCGCGAAGTCTGCTGCACCTGCGCGAAGTTGGTGAAGATGCCCTGTGCGGTCTCGGGGCGCAGATAGGCGACGGAGCCGGAGTCCTGGGTCGGGCCGAGGTGCGTGGCGAGCAGGCCGGAGAACTGCTTGGGCTCGGTGAAGGTGCCCTTGTTGCCGCAGTTGGGGCAGTTGAGGTCGGCGAGGCCGTTCGCGGGGAGGTGGCCGTGCTTCTCCTCGTACGCCTCCTCCAGGTGGTCCGCGCGGAACCGCTTGTGGCAGGAGGTGCACTCGGTGAGCGGGTCGGTGAAGGTGGCGACGTGGCCGGAGGCCTCCCAGACCTCGGTGGCAAGGATCACCGACGAATCGATACCGACGACGTCCTCGCGCGAGGTGACCATGTAGCGCCACCACTGGCGCTTGATGTTCTCCTTCAGCTCGACACCCAGCGGCCCGTAGTCCCAGGCGGCACGCTGACCGCCGTAGATCTCGCTGCACGGGTAGACGAAGCCACGGCGCTTGCTCAGGTTGACGATGGTGTCGATCTTGTCGGCGGCCACGGTGCTCTCTTCATTACGACGACGGGAATTAACAGGTGCGGCGCGGAGCGCCTCGGTGAGGGGTGGTGGTCGGGAGACGGCGGGCGAATGCTTCAGGTTACCGGCGGCCGCACCCCCCGGATCAAATCGGTTCGGGGTGCGGGGAGCTCAGGGACCTTGTTGACAATCGTTTCCAGTTTTGTTGAAAATGACTGTCATGAACGTACGCCGCCTCATACAGGCCACCGCCGCCGCCGGAGCTGTCGCCCTGGGGCTCACAGCCCTCTCCGCCTGCTCCACCTCCAGCGCCGCCGACGGCAGGAGCAGTGACGGCAGGCTCAAGGTGGTGGCGTCGTTCTACCCCATGCAGTACCTGGCCGAGCAGATAGGCAAGGAGCACGTCACCGTCTCCGGCCTCACCAAGCCCGGCGTCGAGCCGCACGACCTCGAGCTGGGGCCCCGCCAGACCGCCGAGCTGAACGAAGCGGGCTGCATCCTCTACCTCAAGGGCCTCCAGCCCGCCGTCGACAAGGCCATCGCCCAGTCCGAGGCGAAGAACAAGGTCGACGCCGCCACCCTCACCGAGCTGGAGCACCACGGCACCGGAGGCGGCCAGAGCCACGAGGGCGAGGAGGAGGCCGGTCACGACGATCACGAGGGCGCGGCGGGCGCCGACCCCCACATCTGGCTCGACCCGGTCAAGTACGCCGAGGTCGCCCGGGGCGTCGGCGCATCCCTCGAGAAGGCCGACCCGGACCACGCGGCGGACTACAAGAAGAACACCGACGCGCTGGTCACCAAGCTGAACGGGCTGAACACCGCCTACCAGCAGGGCCTGAAGAACACCGCGACCAAGACCTTCATCACCACCCACTCCGCCTTCGGCTACCTCGCCGAGCGGTACGGCCTGGACCAGGAGGGCGTCGCGGGCGTCGACCCCGAGTCCGAGCCCAGCCCCGCCCGTATCAAGGAGCTCCAGACCATCGCGAAGAAGGACAAGGTCACCACGGTTTTCTTCGAGACCCTCGCCAGCGACAGGACCGCGAGGACCCTGGCCCGGGACACCGGGCTGAAGACGGACGTCCTCGACCCCCTCGAGGGAATCACGGACAAGTCCAAGGGCGACGACTACCTGCAGGTCATGGAGTCCAACCTGGCCGCCCTGCAGAAAGCACTCGGCGCGAAGTGAAACCCATTGTGGAGGCAACCGTGGCATCGGTGAGCGAGCCCGTCATATCCGTCCGCGGGGCCAGGGCCACTCTCGGCTCGCGGCCCGTGCTCCGTGGCATCGATCTCACCGTCCAGCGCGGTGAGGTCATCGCCCTGCTCGGCGCCAACGGCTCGGGCAAGTCCACTGCCGTACGGTCCCTGATCGGCCAAGTGCCGCTCACCGACGGCGAGATCGCCCTGTTCGGCACGGAGCTGCGCGGCTTTCGCGCGTGGGCGCGCATCGGTTACGTACCTCAGCGGACCACCGCCGCGAGCGGGGTGCCCGCGACCGTGCGCGAGGTCGTCTCCTCGGGACGTCTTTCGCGCAGCCGGCTGGGGCTGATGACGAAGGCCGACCGGGCCGCCGTGCAGCGCGCCATCGAGCTCGTCGGGCTCGCCGACCGCGCCAAGGACTCCGTGAGCGCGCTGTCCGGCGGCCAGCACCAGCGGGTGCTCATCGCCCGCGCGCTCGCCTCCGAGCCGGAACTGCTGATCATGGACGAGCCGATGGCCGGCGTGGACCTGGCGAGCCAGGAGATCCTCGCCGGGACACTGCGCGAGCAGGTCGCCGCCGGTACGACGGTCCTGCTCGTCCTGCACGAGCTGGGCGCGCTGGAACCGCTCATCGACCGTGCGGTGGTTCTGCGCGACGGCTGCGTGGTCCACGACGGGCCGCCGCCCGAGGCCGTGGGCCAGCATGCCCTGCCCGGCCACGACCACGTACATCCGCATGCGGCCGACGAGCCGCACCGCACGGGACTGCTGACCTGATCATGGAAATCCTCCAGACAGCATTCATGCAGCGGGCGCTCATCGCCGCCCTTCTGGTCGGCATCACCGCCCCCGCCATCGGCATCTACCTGGTGCAGCGCCGGCAAGCGCTGATGGGCGACGGCATCGGCCATGTGGCGATGACCGGTGTCGGCCTCGGCTTCCTGCTGTCGACCAACCCGATCTGGATGGCGACGATCGTCTCCGTCGTCGGCGCGGTCACGATGGAACTGATCCGGGCGTACGGGCGCACCCGCGGCGACATCGCGCTGGCGATGCTCTTCTACGGCGGTATGGCGGGCGGTGTCCTGCTGATCAACATCTCGGACACCGGCTCCACGGCGAATCTCAGCTCGTTCCTGTTCGGCTCCCTGTCCACGGTCTCCGAAGCGGACCTCACCGCGATCACGCTGCTGGCCGGGTTCGTGATGCTCGTATCGCTGGGGCTGCGGCGTCAGCTGTTCGCCGTCAGCCAGGACGAGGAGTTCGCGCGCGTGACCGGTCTCCCGGTGCGCTGGCTGAATCTGCTGATCGCCGTCACCGCGGCGGTCACGGTGAGCGTGGCGATGCGGGTGGTGGGGCTGCTGCTGGTCAGCGCCCTGATGGTGGTTCCGGTGGCCGCGGCCCAGCAGATCTCCCGCTCCTTCAGGGCGACCTTCACGGCGGCCGTGGCGATCGGAATCGCCGTGACTCTGGCCGGAACCACCACCTCCTACTACCAGGACGTGCCGCCAGGAGCGACGATCGTACTGATGGCCATCGGGGTCTTCGTGGCGCTGACCGCGCTGGCTGCACCGCTGGCGAGACGGCGGGCACGGGACGTGGAGGCACACACGGCTCAGTGCACGGCGGACCTGCCGGGCACCCGGCGGTCCGGCGACGACGTCAAGGTCTGACAGCGGGCCTGGCAGAATGGCCCGACGGATGTGCGGGCGAAGCGAGGAGGCAGCTGTGGTGACGGCGCCAACCGGCGGGAACACGGCCCCGGTACGAGGCCGGTCGACACGTCAGCGGGCCGCGGTGGCGGCGGCGCTCGACGAGGTGGACGAGTTCCGCAGCGCGCAGGAGCTGCACGACATGCTCAAGCACCGCGGCGACTCGGTCGGCCTGACCACGGTGTACCGGACCCTTCAGTCGCTCGCGGACGCGGGCGAGGTGGATGTGCTGCGCACGTCGGACGGCGAGTCCGTCTACCGCCGCTGCTCGACGGACGACCATCACCACCACCTGGTGTGCCGCGTGTGCGGCAAGGCGGTGGAGGTGGAGGGCCCGGCGGTGGAGCAGTGGGCGGAGACGGTGGCGGCGCAGCACGGGTATGTGAACGTGGCGCACACGGTGGAGATCTTCGGCACGTGCGCGGACTGCGCGGGCTCCTCGGCGGAGGGCTGACGGTCCCTTCGGGGTTCCGGGGCACGGGTCGTTCGCGGGGCGGTCGTTCGCGGGGCGGGTCCTTCGCGGGGCGCGGGTCCTTCGCGGGGGGTCCTTCGCGAGGCGCGGGTTGCTGGGCGCGGGTCCTTCGCGAGGCGCGGGTTGCTGGGCGCGGGTCCTTCGCGAGGCGCGGGTTGCTGGGCGCGGGTCCTTCGCGAGGCGCGGGGGCTCGGGGCGCGGGCTTCCCGCTTGCCCCGCGCCGTGTGCGCATGGTCTGGGGCCGCTACGGGGCTCGTGTCCTGGACTGCTTTCTTTCAGTGCCCGTTCCTCAACCTGACTTTAGGATCTTGGGGTGGGTCTAGGCTGGCTGGGTGGCCGGGGTCAACGGGCCTGTACGTGAGCGGCATTGTCCCGGGTGCGGTTCCCGGTTGAGGCGAGATGCCGGCCCCGGGCGGTGTATTGCTCGGGGGTGTGTCGTTCCAGGCAGTGGCGCCGGGTCCGGCGGCTGCGGCAGCGGGTGGCCGCGCTGGAGCGGGGTGAGGGCCGGCGGGTCTGCCCGGAGTGCGGGCAGGTCTGGGTGGCCGGGGTGGACCGACGGGGCGACGCGGTGTATTGCTCGCCGCGGTGCCGGAAGGGGGCCTGGTGCCACCGGAAGGAAGCGTTCGGCCAGGCGTCCGATTGACGCTTGGACGAACGGCGACCGAGGATCGACTGCGACACCGTTCGGTCAGTTTCGTTCACTTTCGGTCATTGCCTGTGAGTGATCTATCGGATGCGCTAGGGCTGACGGCAAGGGCCGGGGCTTGTCGCCGGCGGTCCGGTCCGCGGGGCCCCGACCGCGAGGGGTGGTGGCCGCCATGGCCGTCACGGACAAGGTCGGAAGTGTCAGCCGGCAGCGTTACAAGCAGATCGCGGCCGAACTGCGGGACGTCGTACAGCAGCAGACGCGGGGTCAGTGGCTGATCGGTGACCGGGCCCTGGAGATAGAACCAATGCAGTTCAGGTGCGGACAGCACGAGGCCGCGCCCGGTGAGGAACTCCGGACGGTCCGCGAGGCGTTGTTCATGCTCGCCGAGGACATCGGGCTGTCCTACCGGGCGGTGGAGTACCGGCGGTGGACAGCTTCGCGGTTCCCCAAGAACCAGCGCCTGGACGGCATCTCCTACACGGTCTACCGGACGCTGGCTCACATCGAGGACGAGGGCGAGCGGTTCGGCGCGCTGACGCACCCGCCGCTGGACAAGCGGACCGGCCAGCACCGGTGGACCCCGGATGCGGCCAAACGCCAGGTCGGGCACCAGGTGGCCAGGCCCGTCACCCCGCAGGAGAAGATCAACG includes:
- a CDS encoding metal ABC transporter substrate-binding protein encodes the protein MNVRRLIQATAAAGAVALGLTALSACSTSSAADGRSSDGRLKVVASFYPMQYLAEQIGKEHVTVSGLTKPGVEPHDLELGPRQTAELNEAGCILYLKGLQPAVDKAIAQSEAKNKVDAATLTELEHHGTGGGQSHEGEEEAGHDDHEGAAGADPHIWLDPVKYAEVARGVGASLEKADPDHAADYKKNTDALVTKLNGLNTAYQQGLKNTATKTFITTHSAFGYLAERYGLDQEGVAGVDPESEPSPARIKELQTIAKKDKVTTVFFETLASDRTARTLARDTGLKTDVLDPLEGITDKSKGDDYLQVMESNLAALQKALGAK
- a CDS encoding metal ABC transporter ATP-binding protein, translating into MASVSEPVISVRGARATLGSRPVLRGIDLTVQRGEVIALLGANGSGKSTAVRSLIGQVPLTDGEIALFGTELRGFRAWARIGYVPQRTTAASGVPATVREVVSSGRLSRSRLGLMTKADRAAVQRAIELVGLADRAKDSVSALSGGQHQRVLIARALASEPELLIMDEPMAGVDLASQEILAGTLREQVAAGTTVLLVLHELGALEPLIDRAVVLRDGCVVHDGPPPEAVGQHALPGHDHVHPHAADEPHRTGLLT
- a CDS encoding DUF6192 family protein; translated protein: MAVTDKVGSVSRQRYKQIAAELRDVVQQQTRGQWLIGDRALEIEPMQFRCGQHEAAPGEELRTVREALFMLAEDIGLSYRAVEYRRWTASRFPKNQRLDGISYTVYRTLAHIEDEGERFGALTHPPLDKRTGQHRWTPDAAKRQVGHQVARPVTPQEKINAIHTLAREEDVAGKVTTEMLHRPDVAFRAMTDDTARHQVNRAQVERGRQAREDFERTSPVAPTVKRIDHAIEFLDLVSACHSFVANAGRVVPRLRDRQLNEDERTVVHSNVARVRATLEWIETAVDTGEVGVDEELARLLKGE
- a CDS encoding metal ABC transporter permease, producing MEILQTAFMQRALIAALLVGITAPAIGIYLVQRRQALMGDGIGHVAMTGVGLGFLLSTNPIWMATIVSVVGAVTMELIRAYGRTRGDIALAMLFYGGMAGGVLLINISDTGSTANLSSFLFGSLSTVSEADLTAITLLAGFVMLVSLGLRRQLFAVSQDEEFARVTGLPVRWLNLLIAVTAAVTVSVAMRVVGLLLVSALMVVPVAAAQQISRSFRATFTAAVAIGIAVTLAGTTTSYYQDVPPGATIVLMAIGVFVALTALAAPLARRRARDVEAHTAQCTADLPGTRRSGDDVKV
- a CDS encoding Fur family transcriptional regulator, with protein sequence MVTAPTGGNTAPVRGRSTRQRAAVAAALDEVDEFRSAQELHDMLKHRGDSVGLTTVYRTLQSLADAGEVDVLRTSDGESVYRRCSTDDHHHHLVCRVCGKAVEVEGPAVEQWAETVAAQHGYVNVAHTVEIFGTCADCAGSSAEG